DNA from Malus sylvestris chromosome 11, drMalSylv7.2, whole genome shotgun sequence:
aattaaaagtgtttttaataaaaaactttccgaatttaaaaatactttcaCTAAAATATAAGATGACCATATGCGGTTTTAGCCATTTTGGGCCAGGTTATAGGGTAATCCAACACCTGTTTGGGCTCGTTTAAGAGCCCAAGCTAACGGCATTCTTTAACACAGTTAAACGACGTCGTCCTCTACACTATCAGCTACACTCCATCTCCCCcgtctcccctctctctctcctcgctTCTCCTCTTCATAGCGAACCAGAAGAATCGAAGCACCAAACCTAAACTCTCCGAGAGCGCAACAATGGCAGGGTCAGCCATGGTGTTGGATCCTAAGCCCTTGCCGGAGCCACCGGCATCGATCCCCTCCATAAGATCCGACCTCCAGCGCTACACCGAGCAGAGCCAGGCCTCCGATGAGGACGATCTCTACAGCCGCCTCAAGTCCTACCAGAGGCAGCTCGAGTTCATCGACATCCAGGAGGAGTACGTCAAGGACGAGCTGAAGAATCTGAAGCGCGAGCTCCTCCGCGCCCAGGAGGAGGTCAAGAGGATCCAATCGGTGCCGCTCGTCATCGGGCAGTTCATGGAGATGGTCGATCAGAATAACGGGATCGTGGGCTCAACCACTGGGTCCAATTACTACGTTAGGATTCTCAGCACCATCAATCGGGAGCTCCTAAAGCCTTCCGCTTCCGTCGCCTTGCACCGCCACTCCAATGCCCTCGTCGATGTTCTGCCTCCGGAGGCCGACTCGAGTATTTCCCTCCTCAGCCAGTCGGAGAAGCCCGACGTCACGTACTCTGTAAGTTATGCCCGATTGATGTGATTAGGGTTTTGACTGAAATTTAGGGTTCATGTGTTTGACTATCTTCTATGAATTTGTTGCATTAAGTGCTTAATTGGAGTAAATACATTACTaatagggttttgggtttgtggAATTTAACGATATTCAGGTGCTTTTGAGGAGAACTGTGGCTACAAAGTTAGCTATTCTGAAAACATCACCCTATATTGGTGTCATCTGACTGCGTCGAGAGTTGAAAAACTAACCCTATATCTGTGTCATTTGACTGCGTCGAGAGTTCATTCTCTATGCTTAAGGGTCTTTATGTTAGGAGAATTTGTGTGGAGCCCAAAAGTTTACCCGTTGCTCAAGTTCTGTGATTCTAAGATTGGAAACTAACCATTCGTCTATGCGTAAAATTGTCAAGCTTTAGGCTTTATAGATTCTTTTCAAGCAAGAGATGGACTGCCTATTATTATTCGGTGATTGTTGTTTAAACTAGGAAACTCATTAATCATACCTTACTTGAAAGAACTGGTTGGTACATTGCTGAAATGTTGTTTTAGATTGAAATGAGAATTAActcttgttttaaaatgtcgAATTGTTGAGTACATTGCCTGTTACTactattttcttaaatttacCATCAAGCATCCAGTAATGGAATCGATATTGGAATTTTTCTGAGTACAATTTTAATATAAGAGATTGAAGAGCGTTTgtttaaaagaaatttgaaaaaaaaaattgaatgaaattcaTAACTTAATATGATTAAGTCGTAGACTGGTACTATGTTTCAGTTCAGTTCCCTTTTCTAAGAACCGAACTTAACCAATCTAAGCTGTTTCCATGTAATAAAAGCAATTTGCTATGTGTTTGCATCTTCCTTCCTCTTAGCTAAATACTCCATAGACATGTCGGCATATCATAATATAATAATGTTAATCCCttgtcctttttattttttatggtgtATCAGGATATTGGAGGATGTGACATTCAGAAGCAAGAAATTCGGGAAGCAGTAGAACTGCCACTTACTCATCATGAGTTATACAAACAGATTGGAATAGATCCCCCACGTGGTGTATTACTCTATGGTCCACCTGGAACTGGTAAAACCATGTTAGCAAAGGCTGTTGCTAATCATACTACTGCTGCCTTCATCAGAGTTGTTGGTTCAGAATTTGTTCAGAAGTATTTGGGAGAGGTAAGCTTTTATATAAGATCACTTATCTAGTTTTTGTGTGCTATCTTATTTCTTATGTTCCACATATCCTTTTGAGATTTGCATTAGCAAATATTGTGGTCAAGTGTTGCCTTACTATCTGTGGATTTATGTTTATTGACTAAATGAGAAACATTTTGAgcacttatttatttatttgtcaaGGGTCCACGGATGGTTCGTGATGTTTTCCGTCTTGCCAAGGAGAATGCTCCTGCCATCATCTTTATTGATGAGGTGGATGCTATTGCTACTGCAAGGTTTGATGCTCAAACTGGAGCTGACAGAGAAGTTCAGCGAATCCTTATGGAGCTCCTTAATCAGGTAGGTCTGGAAGTTTTGATTTGAAAGAACAAGTATTCCGAATGAACTAAAACTTAAAATCCACCAGAACTTGGATGTTCAATGCATCGTTTTGGGGTTGGAGAAAATATTTGAACAAATGACAAACGAAAGTTCAACCCCGAAACATTCTTTTTCTGCTTTCTCTTCACAAAGTTGATTTGGGCTTGATATCTTTTGCAGATGGATGGGTTTGACCAGACAGTGAATGTTAAGGTTATTATGGCTACTAACCGAGCAGACACCTTGGATCCTGCACTTCTGCGTCCTGGAAGGCTTGATCGAAAGATTGAGTTTCCTTTGCCCGATAGGAGGCAGAAAAGACTTGTTTTCCAGGTAAAATAACATGTTTAAAGTATTTTTCAATGAAAGAATTATTACTCGTAGAATGTTGTTTGTAAGCTGTGAGGTATTCCTTTTTCTCATTAGCATAAGATTTGTAGCTTCTGCGATGTTCATGCTGTGCCATCCATATCAGTGGACTAGTTACTTCCCTTTATATCTTAGTTGTGGACTGCACAGGAGTTGGGCACCTCAAAACACACCTGCACCCAATGTCTACATGAGATTATCCCATTTAATTCTATATTCCTATGTCAACCTTACGTCTTACCATAGTTATGAAACTTAGCATCAGATTTCTATATAACTTTTCTTCTATATTTTCTATTGCAAACGTGATGTCTTACTCTTGTTTTCTTCTATATTTTCTCCTGTAATCGTTGTCTTACTCTTGTGGATTTTTGGCAAGCCATTGCAAACGATATAATGTTAACGTACCCGCTTGTCTTGCAGGTTTGCACTGCTAAAATGAACTTGAGTGATGAGGTAGACTTGGAAGATTATGTCTCTCGGCCAGACAAAATTAGTGCTGCTGAGGTGAGACATTAATTTCTTTTGGGAGAGAAAATGCTTCTTGTTTTAATTCTTCTACCAACATTAAATCCTGTTACTGTTATGCTGTCGGGCTTGTGCTATTCTtgaaaggggtgtgatatccacacacccctttttacttctcacacagccttctaattttcggccgtcggatgggatgaaatgaagaagatctaatggatagaaattaacaagggtgtgtgagaagtaaaaaggggtgtgtggatagcacaccccttcttgaaataataagaatatttgCTTAAAGCTCTTGGTTAGAACAATTATGGCGATAGAAATATACATGTTCTTTTTAACAGTCAAGGTGTTAGACAGATAGTTGTTTAGAAGAATTATGGTGTTAAGAATATACATGTTTTATATGGGACGGATCTGTAAGTAATGGCAGCATTGGGGACTAACATCGTCAAATGGGGTTGGATTTAGCCTTGTAATGATTGATAACAAAGGCCTAAATATGAATGGCCATTTGAATATGAGTTCTCTTATTTGACTTCACCATTAGTATTCTGTGTCTTGAGTATAAAGATACTGAAGCTTTGTGGTGGTCTCAGATCTTTTgtcttttttatataaaaattgagTCATTAGTAACTGTTGTAAATGGTTCTGTTTGTACAGATTTCTGCTATATGTCAAGAAGCAGGAATGCACGCAGTTAGGAAGAACCGGTATGTCATACTCCCAAAGGACTTTGAGAAGGGTTACCAAACCAACGTGAAGAAGCCTGACACTGACTTTGAATTCTACAAATGATTGGTGCTGGAAGCTCATATAATAGTTCAGTTGCTCGGGTAGATAAAAAATGCTGTGTCATGTTTAATTTGGTCACAATCATCGAGCAAGCCGCATCCGGAGATACTGTAGCACAATGTAGGGATGCCTTTTACGACATTCTGAATTATTGCGGTGATGATGTATGATATCGAGCCATGGAATGGTTTTATTTGGTGCGTTTTAGTTGGAGAATTGTTTAGGGTAACTGCGCTTTTGCTATTCTTATTTTCGACACAGATGTTGTGGCAGCATCCCTACCCAGTTAAGCACTACGATGTTTTTATTACTAGTCCACGTGGACGTGGTAGTGCTCGATTTACTTAGAATATCGACAGAATGAAATCTTAGTTACAGGGAAGTTTCTCTCTACTCAATGACTCTCTACTCAATGACGGTGGGGATGTGTTAACCAGACATTTTTTATAATGCCCTAAAAATTTAATCGGAAGCTAAGTTCGGTGATAGGCCAAAAATAAGATCTTGGTTAATCATTACTATTAACCACAATTAATTTCTTGAAATTTGCCATTGactcaaaatttattttattcctTTTTATGGCTGAGAGGAGGAACTTTCATACTTGGAccgaagtccaatttggccgggaaataCCTGAAATTGCCCTCGAACCGTCGGAAACCCTCTAAATGTGTGTTTCTGATTCGACATCAAAACGAACTCCGACGCCTCAACCTAAGCATGGGTTTTATTCCTGATGTTGAGGGTAGACTATTGATGGTGATAATTGATGGGAATGGTTGCAGGAACGGCGGATCGTTACCCTGCACCCACAAAACCGTACGGTTTCGTTCTTCGCGACTTGGGGGGTTAAACGAAGTGGGATTTAGGTGTAAATGGGAGAGGGAAGGTTGTGGAGTTATTTCTAGGTGGTGGCTTACCTTGATTTGACGGAGAAACGACGGAAAAGCCATCGGATTTCACTTTTACCATTCGGGTTAGGTCGCAGATAGAAACCGGGTCAAAGGGGATCCGGCCGGTTCCCTCCTCCTTtcttccctcatttccctcatttccccTTCGCTTGCTCACTCTCTCCTTTCTGTCCTTTCTTCTCTCCTCTCTTCATCACAGCCATACACGTGGCATCACAGATGGTTGCTCCAGCAAAGTTGGAGCCTTCCAGAGAAGtggtcaaatgaccattttgccCTTGTTTTTGTTCGTTTATATCTCTTTCGTTATAGCTCCGTTTCGCGAATGGTTTTCGCCTACACGCTCGTAGGACCATCCTTTACCCAAATATGCCAAGAAATATGA
Protein-coding regions in this window:
- the LOC126589224 gene encoding 26S proteasome regulatory subunit 6B homolog; protein product: MAGSAMVLDPKPLPEPPASIPSIRSDLQRYTEQSQASDEDDLYSRLKSYQRQLEFIDIQEEYVKDELKNLKRELLRAQEEVKRIQSVPLVIGQFMEMVDQNNGIVGSTTGSNYYVRILSTINRELLKPSASVALHRHSNALVDVLPPEADSSISLLSQSEKPDVTYSDIGGCDIQKQEIREAVELPLTHHELYKQIGIDPPRGVLLYGPPGTGKTMLAKAVANHTTAAFIRVVGSEFVQKYLGEGPRMVRDVFRLAKENAPAIIFIDEVDAIATARFDAQTGADREVQRILMELLNQMDGFDQTVNVKVIMATNRADTLDPALLRPGRLDRKIEFPLPDRRQKRLVFQVCTAKMNLSDEVDLEDYVSRPDKISAAEISAICQEAGMHAVRKNRYVILPKDFEKGYQTNVKKPDTDFEFYK